From a region of the Candidatus Polarisedimenticolia bacterium genome:
- the cysS gene encoding cysteine--tRNA ligase has translation MIRFHNTYTRTKEDFRPLVEGEVRMYTCGPTVYDYAHIGNFRAYAWEDLLRRYLKARGFRVLQVMNITDVDDKTIRGARAAGMSLDEFTERYIQAFFEDLDTLGMERAEHYPRATRHVPEMVELIRRLLDKGHAYESKGSIYFRLDSFPDYGRLASLDRQELIANFRVDSDEYQKSDVRDFVLWKARKDEEPFWTTPLGEGRPGWHVECSAMSMRYLGETFDIHTGGTDNIFPHHENEIAQSEAATGRKFVRTWMHCAHLVVNGEKMSKSKGNFFTLRDLIARGYDPQAVRYLLVSQHYRKPLNFTLEGISWAVSNLDRLGDCVRRLEGPHPLARNDELLRLADQTRDRFYEAMDDDLNSAAALGFLFELVRQINSAADRGDLGEADAQASRALFSEISAVFGFRFGAAPDLEAEVESRIRERESLRKARKFAEADAIRDELLRRGILLEDTPAGVRWKKRTEPGTAVQPRTSGGK, from the coding sequence TTGATCCGTTTTCATAACACCTATACGCGGACGAAAGAGGACTTCCGGCCTCTCGTGGAGGGGGAAGTCCGCATGTACACGTGCGGTCCGACCGTTTACGACTATGCCCACATCGGCAATTTCCGCGCCTACGCATGGGAGGACCTGCTCCGCCGCTACCTCAAGGCCCGTGGCTTCCGGGTCCTCCAGGTGATGAACATCACCGACGTCGACGACAAGACGATCCGCGGGGCGCGGGCCGCGGGGATGAGCCTGGACGAGTTCACGGAGCGCTACATCCAGGCGTTCTTCGAGGATCTGGACACGCTCGGCATGGAGCGGGCGGAGCATTATCCCCGCGCGACCCGACACGTCCCGGAAATGGTGGAGCTCATCCGCCGGCTTCTGGATAAGGGGCACGCCTACGAGAGCAAGGGCTCGATCTATTTTCGACTCGATTCCTTTCCGGATTACGGCCGGCTGGCAAGCCTGGATCGGCAGGAGCTGATCGCCAACTTCCGGGTCGACTCGGACGAATACCAGAAATCCGACGTCCGTGACTTCGTGCTGTGGAAGGCCCGGAAGGACGAGGAGCCGTTCTGGACGACCCCGCTGGGAGAGGGCCGGCCCGGCTGGCACGTGGAATGCTCGGCGATGAGCATGCGCTACCTGGGCGAGACGTTCGACATCCACACGGGGGGAACCGACAACATCTTCCCGCACCACGAGAACGAGATTGCCCAGAGCGAGGCGGCCACCGGTCGGAAGTTCGTCCGCACCTGGATGCACTGCGCCCACCTCGTGGTCAACGGCGAGAAGATGTCGAAATCCAAGGGGAACTTCTTCACGCTGCGCGATCTGATCGCGCGGGGCTACGACCCGCAAGCCGTCCGGTACCTGCTCGTCTCCCAGCACTATCGGAAGCCGCTCAATTTCACGCTGGAGGGAATCTCCTGGGCCGTTTCGAACCTGGATCGTCTGGGCGACTGCGTCAGGAGGCTGGAGGGGCCCCACCCCTTGGCGCGCAACGACGAGCTCCTGCGGCTCGCGGACCAGACCCGCGATCGATTCTATGAAGCGATGGACGACGACCTGAACAGCGCCGCCGCGCTTGGCTTCCTCTTCGAGCTGGTCCGCCAGATCAACTCGGCGGCCGATCGCGGGGATCTTGGTGAAGCGGACGCCCAGGCGTCCCGCGCCCTGTTCTCGGAGATCTCCGCCGTGTTCGGCTTCCGGTTCGGAGCCGCCCCCGATCTCGAGGCGGAGGTGGAGAGCCGGATTCGCGAGCGGGAATCGCTGCGGAAGGCCCGGAAATTCGCCGAAGCCGATGCCATCCGGGACGAGTTGCTGCGCCGCGGAATCCTCCTGGAGGATACTCCCGCCGGCGTGCGCTGGAAGAAGAGAACCGAGCCCGGAACGGCCGTTCAGCCCCGAACCTCTGGAGGAAAGTGA